The Denitrificimonas caeni genome has a segment encoding these proteins:
- the rsfS gene encoding ribosome silencing factor, translated as MQNEQLVKLVIASLEEVKAKDIVTIDVRGKTSITDFMIIASGGSARQVKALAENVLEKVKAQGVKPIGSEGLDGGEWALLDLNDVVVHVMQVETREHYDLERLWQGAEQSRAQHDEQGAE; from the coding sequence ATGCAAAATGAACAACTCGTAAAATTAGTCATCGCATCTCTAGAAGAAGTTAAAGCTAAAGATATCGTGACTATTGATGTGCGCGGTAAAACCAGTATCACTGATTTTATGATTATAGCTTCTGGTGGTTCTGCCCGTCAGGTGAAAGCGCTTGCGGAGAACGTGTTAGAGAAAGTCAAAGCTCAAGGGGTAAAACCTATTGGTAGCGAAGGTTTAGACGGTGGTGAGTGGGCTCTGTTGGATTTAAATGACGTAGTCGTGCATGTGATGCAGGTGGAAACCCGTGAGCATTACGACTTAGAGCGCTTGTGGCAGGGTGCTGAGCAAAGCCGTGCACAACACGATGAGCAAGGCGCTGAATAA
- the rlmH gene encoding 23S rRNA (pseudouridine(1915)-N(3))-methyltransferase RlmH produces MRIRLIAVGTKMPRWVEEGWHEYAKRLPSELPLELVEIPLSTRGKNADVPRLIRQEGDAMLAKVQPGERIVTLEVHGKPWSTEQLAQELERWRLEARNVNLMVGGPEGLAPQVCARSEQRWSLSPLTLPHPLVRILLGEQVYRAWTVLNGHPYHK; encoded by the coding sequence GTGCGCATTCGCTTAATTGCTGTAGGCACTAAAATGCCGCGCTGGGTAGAAGAGGGCTGGCATGAATATGCTAAGCGCTTGCCCAGCGAGTTACCTTTAGAACTCGTTGAAATACCTTTAAGTACACGGGGTAAAAATGCTGATGTACCAAGGCTGATCCGCCAAGAAGGCGATGCTATGCTGGCGAAAGTGCAGCCTGGTGAGCGTATTGTTACCTTGGAAGTACATGGCAAGCCTTGGAGTACCGAGCAGCTGGCACAAGAATTGGAGCGCTGGCGTTTAGAAGCACGCAACGTCAACTTGATGGTCGGCGGCCCGGAAGGACTAGCGCCACAGGTTTGCGCGCGCAGTGAGCAACGTTGGTCGTTATCACCACTGACATTGCCACATCCGTTAGTGCGCATATTGTTGGGTGAGCAGGTGTATCGTGCGTGGACTGTGCTTAACGGCCATCCATATCATAAGTAG